The Topomyia yanbarensis strain Yona2022 chromosome 3, ASM3024719v1, whole genome shotgun sequence nucleotide sequence ATGCTGTCTTTTTTATGTCGTTTTATGTAGAACGTTCAAAACTATGAGTTGTCGAAGATAGGTAAACTCTATGTTCTCAAGTAACACATTTATAGCGATTATTATAAAATTTCACTGAACGTTTAAACTATTTTCGCTTCTATCAGAACTAATATTTCGCGTCTATTATAGAAGACATTGCGAACTATTTTACTTCCAATGTaccaaaaaattgaagaatatcatgatttcaaaaatcaattttcttaaaaagTTTTGGCAAACAATCATCGACGTGAAATAGCCAGATACATGTTTTGATATATTTGAGATATCTAGTTTTGAAATCTTGATAATTAACCGCCCGAATGCCGTGTTAATGGCTCTCGAAACGAGCTGGCGCTGGACGACGACGGTTTCGCTAGAGTTTCAAAAAGTGGTACACTCAGTGAATtcgctgcagcaataaaaatactgccaagatcagtttcaacttcaaTATCCAAACTCTCGATCCCCTTGGTGTCAAAAGAGGGTAAAACGTGATGTTTGATTCAGCGATCAACCACTATTGAGATTTCTCCGCTGAATCAAGAAATTAAAAacttcgtcttcgcacgtttttagtGAACAATGGAATTTGAATGATTATTTAAAATCATTACACGGTACTACaatgattttgtacttttcaagagacatagtataggttgtagatctcatcaagtgcaacacaaaacaatgtacgaaaaatcttgatttatagcagaaaacgatttttcgaaactttaggcattaaaacaatttttacgCAGTCATTTTCAACAGATTtagatttttttgagttttttagaaacctttccaacggtatgctatgttatgttcttttgttaaaagtactatgcggtttttcacaacaatatgaaagttaccattattttgcaatttttttcattaaaaatataagAATAGCTCAACATTTTTATTGGGAAACGTCTTTGTTTGAATAAAAATTCAAGGAGAGCAATTGATTCCGCATCAAATGACCCATTtttgatcaaaatcggttgaaaagtggctgagttattaattttttccaaatCCGAAAcctgctcgcatgaactcttaaggggttagtgaggtattgtctagtactataagatgctataattttttcttccgttattttattcaattttatgttcaaagttcacacacatacttttAAATACATACGTAAttgacaaaaaaaatcgtttttttaaattttatatgagatcgtccccttaaaagttcatgcgagcaagtttctaatttggaaaaaattataattctgacattttaaaatttttcttaaaacaaagacgcttcccaataaaaatgttgagctaatttcatatttttaatgaaaaaatagcaaaataatggtaactttcatattgttgtgCCATAACCGCGTAGTACTTTTaataaaagaacataacataacaAATCGATGAAAAgatcatttcttcttctttccaaaacagtcgaatttaaaatcggtttaaaaatgaccgcgtaaaaaaattgtgccaaaagttccgaaaaatcgttttttttgcataaatcaagattttgagggtatattaaattgatcaaacgtggttttgtgttgtatttgaccagacctataatttttactatatcactttaaaagtacattcaattattttcattttgtagcaccgtgttattgaactttcaattcattacaattttgttagcaataTCCCATACagtttgaaaagcttcaaacacgGAGGAAAAATTTAACATTGCAGTCATCAAGTGAAACATTGATTGCTCcaagaaattaattttatcTCCCGTAATGCTACCTAGATCTATTGGAGCAAATGAAGTATCTTTCTGTTCGGAGCTTTGGCGTTGCACGGTAATGGTAACAATTCGTGTCCTCCGTTGGATCCCGACAAGAATTTCGAGATATGCGAATTTCGGTGGATGTTGCCTGAACTCACATCCATAATTATGAAAGGCACACATGGGCCTTGAAGACTTGAGAAACTCAAAAACGAAATGGATTATGTTTTGACTTCTTTCTAGTATAAGGAAAATGTTAAAACCGCATCTATTTTTAATGTTTATATATTTCAAACATGGCCTCTTTGATTTATTCATGAGGATTTGTGTGTAATTAAAGAATGCATACAAAAATACCAATGCTCACCATGTGAGGTTATCATTTCCAGTTAaatgaaaaaattctaaaaatttatTGCAATACGCTTGTTGCGTTATCAGCAATCATTGCTAAAAGGCCGCTGACTTGTGCTATTTGGTGCAGTAATCAGAAAAATGTGGAAGAGAGCTGCTCTAGTTTTCGTGTAGGTTTAatgctttttttcatttcaaagtttgcatttgcaccaataaaataaaacacaATCACTTTCAGCATTTGCTGTGGAATTGTAGAAGCCCAGACGACACTGAACCTACACTGTTTACCCACAGCAAAACCTGGATTATGTATACTGAATTCCATCAAGGTGAAAACGAAGGACTTCATCAATCCCACTTCCAGTTCATCAACGGAGAAAGTGGTACAGTTCGAAAACTCACAGCTGGACTACTTTCCGCCAGTTTTGTTCAATAAATTTCCCGAGCTAGAAACCTTACTAGCATCAAATGTTGGGTTAAAAAAGCTCTGGAACGATACTTTCGCCCATTCCACTAATCTAAAGCACCTGGACATCTCATCTAATTTCGTTTCCGTACTGCCGGAAAACGTTTTCGGAACATGCCACAACTTAAAAGTGATAAACGTTGCTGAAAATAGGCTTCATCTCTTCAAAAGCATCGAATTGATCGGATGTAAACAACTACGTCATCTGAATGTGTCATCTAATCAGTTGATCTACATAAACTGGGATCCGCTGAGTGATCTACGCCAGCTAGAGCAGCTTGATTTGGGGAATAATTTAATCACTGAGTTGATTATTCCAAAATATTTACGGAGGCTCGTGGCCAGTAATAACCACATCTATGAATTAAGCACTGATCGGGATGCTTTTATTTTCATGCTGGAATATTTGGATGCATCAAGAaaccggttgagcaatattgaTAAACTTTCACATCTCGCGAAGCTGACCTACATCGACCTTTCGTACAATCGGTTGTTGAGTGTGGATTTCGCTCTGTTTAAAAACATGCGCTTGCTGCGCGAACTTCGTCTGGCACATAATAATATATTTGCGGTAACAACCTCTGAGCTAAAGCCGATTTCGCTCGAATTGGTCGATTTATCCTACAATGAGCTTGCGCACTTAGCAGCTAATGATAGCGCTGGAATTGGATCAACGGTGAAACTTCTGTTGAATAATAACTATTTGATGAGTTTCGAGGTTACCGATGGGTTGTTGAACTTCCCGAATTTGCGTGAGATTTCGTTGAATGGTAATGACTGGACTTGTAAAGATATTGACCGTATAATGATAGGTCTAAAAGCaaaaaatgtgaatgtaattCCTGATCACCAGCAATGTGCGCCTTACCAGATTAGTAGAAATTATTTATGTTGCCGTGATGTAGGTGTATATTACGACGAACTAATACTGATGAAATCGGAGGATCATGTCACTGCGCGTGTCATTCAGAAAACTGTCCCAACAGTGACAGGTTCTGCACCAGAAGTAATTCCTGTAATTCACAAATCTTCGAAAGATATGGAATCCCGTCTAATGGCAACGTAGTCTCAACTGATACAAATCAAACGTGAAAAAGAAGATCTCCAGGCGTTGTTGGAAAAGGTGCAGCAAGAAGCCAGATTGTTCAGTGAAAAGCTTAAGCGCTGCCTGTCGGCCATCAACCAACGCACGGGACAGTCTGTTATTATTGACTAAATCATGGCTTACTGAATTGTAGGTgtaaataaaatgagagagtaACATATTTGGGGGTATGTTTATGGGCTTACAtaccttttttattttcataaaatcgaaaaattgtttttggtaTCTATCTGAAAGTAGagaactccttgagaatattttcccaaattttcaaagaaatctGTGATAGAATTTACAGCGCTTCGAAGTGCGCCTCGTTTACCAATAGTAGTGGcgacttgaaactttaaactcgattttcttGAAACGTTGTTTTTCCAAGAATAGTTTTTCCgcgatcacgattgccgaaaaactattCAAGGAATCTTTTTCGTTTTTTGCTTAATTGTTCGTAATTGTGTTTCtcctaccttaaatatttaatactaaatatataaatttatatttcgctgatacaaatttttaaaa carries:
- the LOC131692887 gene encoding toll-like receptor 6 — encoded protein: MWKRAALVFVICCGIVEAQTTLNLHCLPTAKPGLCILNSIKVKTKDFINPTSSSSTEKVVQFENSQLDYFPPVLFNKFPELETLLASNVGLKKLWNDTFAHSTNLKHLDISSNFVSVLPENVFGTCHNLKVINVAENRLHLFKSIELIGCKQLRHLNVSSNQLIYINWDPLSDLRQLEQLDLGNNLITELIIPKYLRRLVASNNHIYELSTDRDAFIFMLEYLDASRNRLSNIDKLSHLAKLTYIDLSYNRLLSVDFALFKNMRLLRELRLAHNNIFAVTTSELKPISLELVDLSYNELAHLAANDSAGIGSTVKLLLNNNYLMSFEVTDGLLNFPNLREISLNGNDWTCKDIDRIMIGLKAKNVNVIPDHQQCAPYQISRNYLCCRDVGVYYDELILMKSEDHVTARVIQKTVPTVTGSAPEVIPVIHKSSKDMESRLMAT